One Pyrenophora tritici-repentis strain M4 chromosome 5, whole genome shotgun sequence DNA window includes the following coding sequences:
- a CDS encoding Glyco-hydro-72 domain containing protein, protein MSASITCPPIRIRGRFLWRGDDRTKFFIRGVAYQVDSARDPISDDRLAELKHDILLFKELGLNTLFVYGIDSTKHHTEAMKLLEEAGIYVFTAVSTPWNAISRLAPTESYNPDTMASFFKTVDIMAGFPNTLGLLAGNTVINNDSTMPAAGVLKTAVRDLKKYMKLRNEANGQRVIPIGYSAATSSARDQEILEYLTAGDNDMSIDFWTCSNFEWKKKSDTTGSGYDDLLHRFSNTTIPIFFSEYGNPSRQPRLFQETTALYSPAMSRIFSGGCAYEFWESANGYGLVELLKHGSDKRISAYRQKPDDENKIFERRETDRGILLVFNDFVNYKSKLAEVGDIAVEDVSEATEREGEQGETGKKASGPWQDKFRMLESCVDWHEVEAS, encoded by the exons ATGAGCGCTAGCATCACCTGTCCTCCAATACGAATTCGCGGACGTTTCCTCTGGCGAGGAGATGATCGA ACAAAGTTCTTCATAAGAGGCGTTGCATACCAAGTGGACTCTGCACGTGATCCCATCTCGGACGATCGCCTCGCGGAACTCAAACATGACATTCTTCTCTTCAAGGAGCTTGGCCTGAATACACTCTTTGTTT ACGGCATAGACAGTACGAAACATCACACTGAGGCCATGAAGCTGCTTGAAGAAGCAGGAATATACGTCTTCACA GCTGTCTCAACACCATGGAACGCTATCAGCCGCCTGGCTCCAACCGAGTCGTACAACCCGGACACCATGGCTTCCTTCTTCAAGACAGTAGACATAATGGCTGGCTTTCCGAATACGCTGGGTCTCCTCGCTGGTAACACGGTGATCAACAATGATTCTACCATGCCCGCAGCCGGCGTTCTCAAAACCGCCGTGCGGGATTTGAAGAAGTACATGAAGCTCCGAAATGAAGCTAATGGGCAACGCGTGATTCCCATTGGGTATAGTGCGGCGACGAGCAGTGCAAGGGACCAGGAGATATTGGAATATCTGACTGCCGGCGATAATGACATGTCGATTGATTTCTGGACG TGCTCGAACTTTGAATGGAAGAAGAAATCCGACACGACCGGATCCGGGTACGACGACCTG CTCCACAGATTCAGCAACACCACCATACCAATATTCTTCTCAGAATACGGCAACCCCTCTCGCCAGCCCCGTCTTTTCCAAGAAACAACTGCCCTGTACTCGCCCGCTATGAGCCGCATCTTCTCCGGCGGGTGCGCGTACGAGTTTTGGGAAAGTGCAAATGGCTACGGATTGGTGGAGTTGTTGAAACATGGTAGCGACAAACGCATCTCAGCATATAGGCAAAAACCCGACGATGAGAACAAGATTTTTGAAAGACGCGAGACGGATAGAGGAATATTGCTCGTTTTCAACGACTTCGTGAATTACAAGAGTAAGTTGGCTGAGGTTGGTGATATCGCGGTAGAGGACGTCTCCGAGGCTACTGAAAGAGAGGGGGAACAAGGAGAGACTGGCAAGAAAGCTAGCGGACCGTGGCAGGATAAATTTCGCATGTTGGAAAGTTGTGTCGACTGGCATGAGGTGGAGGCATCTTAG
- a CDS encoding C2 domain containing protein → MPRPTFTSKLSLPHRLKHPQSSNSNGANLTPTSVPQSRNGSPKPKQRSDMSEQHQVPGLVLRANVIKGRDLAAKDRSGTSDPYLVLTLGDAKVTTPAINKQLNPPME, encoded by the exons ATGCCGCGACCTACATTTACCAGCAAGCTCTCGCTTCCGCACCGCCTCAAGCACCCGCAATCCAGCAACTCCAACGGCGCCAATCTCACTCCCACGTCTGTGCCCCAGAGTCGCAACGGGAGCCCCAAACCCAAGCAAAGATCAGACATGTCTGAACAACACCAAGTGCCCGGTTTAGTCCTGCGAGCGAATGTCATCAAG GGCAGAGATCTCGCTGCAAAGGACCGGAGTGGCACTTCTGACCCA TACCTCGTCCTCACCCTCGGCGATGCAAAAGTCACCACCCCCGCCATAAACAAGCAACTAAACCCCCCAATGGAATGA